The proteins below are encoded in one region of Triticum aestivum cultivar Chinese Spring chromosome 1B, IWGSC CS RefSeq v2.1, whole genome shotgun sequence:
- the LOC123098294 gene encoding BTB/POZ and MATH domain-containing protein 2 encodes MSRPASPSSVDGDANVAAATGTPMPWQTASCIVAWYDKPSIVSFVVEPWLNTRLHTAKFDAGGYNWCVKIYPDGRKGSANAGWVSVFLQLLGGTNIDGEMVMAQFSVSLLDQDGEPVPSYSRNRSKIKPYASKDQYGLPRLIAGHELKRYLRDDRFRLKYDVVVHRICAKPADAPRPVVVPPSDLQRQLLALLRSERGGDVTFDVSSELFTAHRYMLAACSSVFMAELFGPMSEKAAGKVQVDDMEPRVFEAMLEFIYTDSLPKIDGGEKVEMAQHLLVAADRYNLERLKLIWEDMLCGNIDKSTVATTLTLAEQHGCCGLKEACFNFLSRIPGNLEAVMASDDFQHLKTSCPSLVQIIIDQATAVSGSHVLKIDGYSQTKGLGNGRCVTSMVFVIGGRHWSMQYYPDGQTSEDAGWISIVIMCNYTCDDDEGAVKARYEINLLGQDRNPVPVCSRASSSPREFSHGRGHGGKLIERSVLEGSGYLKDDAFSVRCDITILE; translated from the coding sequence ATGTCACGTCCAGCGTCTCCTTCTTCGGTGGATGGTGACGCCAatgtcgccgccgccaccggcacGCCAATGCCATGGCAGACTGCGTCGTGCATTGTGGCGTGGTACGACAAGCCCTCGATCGTCTCTTTCGTCGTCGAGCCCTGGCTCAACACCCGTTTACACACCGCCAAGTTCGACGCCGGGGGCTACAACTGGTGCGTGAAGATCTACCCCGACGGCCGCAAGGGTTCGGCCAACGCCGGCTGGGTCTCCGTGTTTCTGCAGCTTCTCGGTGGCACCAACATCGACGGCGAGATGGTCATGGCGCAGTTCAGCGTCAGCTTGCTCGACCAGGACGGGGAGCCGGTGCCGTCGTACAGCAGAAACCGCTCCAAGATCAAACCCTACGCTTCCAAAGACCAGTACGGCCTTCCCCGGTTGATCGCCGGACATGAATTGAAGAGATACCTAAGAGATGATCGTTTCAGGCTTAAGTACGATGTTGTCGTCCACAGGATCTGTGCAAAGCCCGCCGACGCCCCCCGGCCTGTCGTCGTCCCGCCGTCCGACCTGCAGCGGCAGCTCCTCGCCCTCCTGAGGAGCGAACGGGGAGGGGACGTGACGTTCGATGTCAGCAGCGAGCTCTTCACGGCGCATAGGTACATGCTCGCCGCTTGTTCCTCGGTCTTCATGGCAGAGCTCTTCGGCCCAATGTCGGAGAAAGCTGCGGGCAAGGTGCAGGTCGACGACATGGAGCCGAGAGTCTTCGAGGCCATGCTCGAGTTCATCTACACAGATTCACTGCCCAAAATTGACGGCGGCGAGAAGGTGGAGATGGCCCAGCACCTGCTCGTGGCGGCAGATAGGTATAATCTCGAAAGGCTAAAGTTGATCTGGGAGGACATGTTGTGCGGCAACATTGACAAGAGCACGGTGGCGACCACCCTGACACTAGCCGAGCAGCATGGCTGTTGTGGCCTCAAGGAGGCGTGCTTCAACTTCCTCAGTCGGATTCCGGGCAACCTTGAGGCCGTCATGGCGAGCGATGACTTTCAGCACCTTAAGACAAGCTGCCCTTCCCTCGTGCAGATCATCATCGACCAGGCCACCGCCGTATCCGGATCACACGTTCTCAAGATAGACGGCTACTCCCAAACCAAAGGGCTCGGTAATGGCAGATGCGTCACGTCCATGGTGTTCGTCATCGGAGGCCGTCACTGGAGTATGCAATACTACCCCGACGGCCAAACCTCAGAGGACGCCGGCTGGATATCCATCGTCATCATGTGTAATTACACCTGTGATGATGATGAAGGCGCTGTCAAAGCGCGGTACGAGATCAATTTGCTCGGCCAGGACAGAAACCCGGTGCCAGTGTGCAGTAGGGCTAGCAGTTCACCACGCGAATTCTCCCATGGGCGAGGACATGGTGGGAAGCTCATCGAGAGGAGCGTCTTGGAGGGATCCGGCTACCTGAAAGACGATGCTTTCAGTGTAAGGTGTGATATCACCATCTTAGAGTAA